A genomic region of Pseudomonas frederiksbergensis contains the following coding sequences:
- the bcsG gene encoding cellulose biosynthesis protein BcsG, with translation MSRYEVINPASVRVWPGLGPWNLYFILKFVLLWAGYLNLQVLPNLVFAAALLLPLPHRYLRILRTVVAIPVGVALFYQDTWFPPFSRLLAQPGVLEFSGAYAVELAGRFIDWNLCALLAVLVVVYAFVRHWLRLTTLSVLGLAWLAGANVLSLHSDSEPVAAPASSTSVAAVSTAVPDSATLEAYLQKFYSTEAGRQVEFKPATSAVQPFDLLLINICSMAWDDLEAVGLRDNTLFQQMDVVFDSFNSATSYSGPAAIRLLRASCGQVPHSKLYGTAPEQCLLMDDLSKLGFSSEVMLNHTGQFEGFLDEVRAQGSLPGPAVSTSKLPRALVGFDGAPILRDAQVLDTWWKHREAEKSDRVALFYNTTTLHDGNRMLTADGGTKSGDYKPLAQGLIDDLNGFIKQLELSGRRVVVVIVPEHGAALHGDRMQISGMREIPSQSITHVPVGIKLVGMGHNPNAAPLHVTEPSSFLALSELISRLYSAQPEADGQGPSWSALLSNLPQTAAVSENAGTVVVDYGGKPYIRIKEKAGWLPYPQRFK, from the coding sequence ATGAGCCGGTATGAAGTCATTAACCCGGCGTCAGTGCGCGTCTGGCCGGGACTGGGTCCCTGGAATCTGTATTTCATCCTCAAGTTCGTACTGCTGTGGGCGGGTTACCTGAACCTGCAGGTCTTGCCTAACCTGGTATTCGCTGCGGCGTTGCTGCTGCCGTTGCCGCATCGTTATCTGCGCATCCTGCGCACAGTCGTTGCGATCCCCGTGGGCGTTGCGCTGTTTTATCAGGACACCTGGTTTCCTCCCTTCAGCCGCCTGCTGGCCCAGCCTGGTGTGCTGGAGTTCTCCGGTGCATACGCGGTCGAGCTGGCGGGTCGTTTCATCGACTGGAACCTGTGTGCGCTGCTGGCTGTGCTGGTGGTGGTCTATGCCTTCGTCCGGCACTGGCTGCGCCTGACCACCCTGAGCGTGCTGGGTTTAGCCTGGCTGGCCGGCGCCAATGTGCTATCCCTGCACTCCGACAGCGAGCCGGTCGCGGCGCCGGCCAGTAGCACCTCCGTGGCTGCGGTGAGCACGGCCGTCCCGGACAGCGCGACACTGGAAGCCTACCTGCAAAAATTCTATAGCACCGAGGCGGGGCGTCAGGTGGAGTTCAAGCCTGCGACTTCTGCTGTGCAGCCTTTCGACCTGTTGCTGATCAATATCTGTTCCATGGCCTGGGATGATCTGGAAGCCGTGGGCCTGCGCGATAACACGCTGTTCCAGCAGATGGACGTTGTTTTCGACAGCTTCAACTCGGCCACTTCCTACAGCGGTCCGGCGGCCATCCGCCTGTTGCGCGCCAGTTGTGGGCAGGTACCGCACAGCAAGCTCTACGGCACAGCCCCGGAGCAATGCCTGTTGATGGACGATCTGAGCAAGCTGGGCTTTTCCAGCGAAGTGATGCTCAACCACACCGGGCAGTTCGAAGGCTTCCTTGACGAAGTCCGCGCCCAAGGTTCATTGCCGGGCCCCGCTGTGAGTACCAGCAAATTGCCGCGTGCACTGGTGGGCTTCGACGGTGCGCCGATCCTGCGCGATGCTCAGGTACTGGACACCTGGTGGAAGCACCGCGAAGCAGAAAAGAGCGATCGCGTGGCGCTGTTCTACAACACCACCACCCTGCATGACGGCAACCGCATGCTGACCGCTGATGGCGGGACCAAGAGTGGCGATTACAAACCGCTTGCCCAGGGGCTGATCGATGACCTCAATGGCTTCATAAAACAACTGGAGCTCAGTGGCCGTCGGGTGGTGGTGGTGATCGTGCCGGAGCATGGCGCGGCGCTGCATGGCGACCGCATGCAGATATCCGGCATGCGCGAGATCCCGAGTCAGTCCATCACCCACGTGCCGGTCGGCATCAAGCTGGTGGGCATGGGTCACAACCCCAATGCTGCACCCCTGCACGTTACCGAACCGAGCAGTTTCCTGGCCCTGTCGGAACTCATCAGTCGCCTGTACAGCGCCCAACCCGAGGCGGATGGCCAGGGTCCTAGCTGGTCGGCCCTGCTGAGTAACCTGCCGCAGACGGCGGCAGTCTCTGAAAACGCTGGCACGGTGGTCGTTGACTACGGCGGAAAACCTTACATACGAATCAAGGAGAAAGCAGGATGGCTGCCCTACCCACAGCGCTTCAAGTGA
- the bcsR gene encoding cellulose biosynthesis protein BcsR has translation MAALPTALQVKAGVQSRADRADDIARLKLELELPELDYVDTSAQIEMQKALHRWPLLAEMDRLQPVVQPMMQKSERETLP, from the coding sequence ATGGCTGCCCTACCCACAGCGCTTCAAGTGAAGGCCGGGGTGCAGTCGCGTGCGGATCGTGCCGATGACATCGCCCGCCTGAAACTGGAGCTTGAGCTGCCCGAACTGGACTACGTGGACACGTCTGCGCAGATCGAAATGCAAAAGGCCCTGCATCGCTGGCCACTGCTGGCGGAGATGGATCGCCTGCAACCGGTGGTCCAGCCAATGATGCAGAAGTCCGAGCGGGAGACGCTGCCGTGA
- the bcsQ gene encoding cellulose biosynthesis protein BcsQ, with protein MTSLSLRGLRGGVGTSSLLAATGHALHSLGERVLLVDMCPENLLRLHFNVSVSEPGGWARAMIDGEGWNTQAWTVEPGLSVLPYGRLKLEEQDQIEQHLLNESNLWRRRQASLAEHFDWILFDVPLRLPGHARVGPCALSLQIVEADAACHVLLQQEEAPSEHLLINRFDPVSQLQRDLLLIWRKQYGARLLPLNVHQDEAMREAQAFKKPVGAYAEASLAAQDVLSLATWCLTRRLGTV; from the coding sequence GTGACCTCCCTTAGTCTGCGTGGTCTGCGCGGCGGCGTCGGCACCAGTTCGTTGCTAGCGGCCACTGGGCATGCATTGCATAGTCTTGGCGAGCGCGTGCTGCTGGTCGACATGTGCCCGGAGAACCTGCTTCGCCTGCACTTCAACGTCAGCGTCAGCGAACCTGGCGGCTGGGCGCGCGCCATGATCGACGGGGAGGGATGGAACACTCAGGCCTGGACTGTGGAGCCGGGATTGAGCGTGTTGCCTTACGGCCGCCTGAAACTGGAAGAGCAGGATCAAATCGAGCAGCACCTGCTAAACGAGTCGAATCTATGGCGCCGCCGACAGGCTAGCCTTGCCGAACACTTTGACTGGATCCTGTTCGATGTGCCCTTGCGACTGCCCGGTCATGCTCGTGTCGGACCCTGTGCGTTGAGCCTGCAGATTGTCGAGGCGGATGCCGCCTGCCATGTGCTGTTGCAGCAGGAAGAAGCCCCCAGCGAGCATCTGCTGATCAACCGCTTCGACCCGGTCAGCCAATTGCAGCGCGACCTGCTGCTGATCTGGCGCAAACAATATGGTGCCCGCCTGCTGCCACTCAACGTGCATCAGGATGAAGCCATGCGCGAAGCCCAGGCGTTCAAGAAACCGGTGGGTGCTTATGCCGAAGCCAGTCTGGCTGCCCAGGATGTGCTGAGCCTGGCCACCTGGTGCCTGACTCGACGCTTGGGGACGGTATGA
- the bcsA gene encoding UDP-forming cellulose synthase catalytic subunit, with amino-acid sequence MIARVFPYVHLRRRYDCAPPVALLLATMSALAWLLLRLESPNWRAVLDQPKRWYPQLTNKAPSLGDPVRYAVQSLWLLLVRPDRPRAWTLSTPAWLKAVGALYLRLWTRIGKVLEELPRRAEASQQIRQSSRWWKGLDRHNQRLVNAAIGVVAFIFTLLCITEPFGYVAQLVFVLLLWGLAMLVRRVPGRFPTLLMVVLSTIVSCRYLWWRYTSTLNWNQPLDLVCGMILLVAETYSWVVLILGYIQTCWPLGRKPAPLPRDTRLWPSVDLLIPTYNEDLSIVRGTVYAAMGIDWPADKLNICILDDGRRESFRQFAAEVGVGYITRSDNRHAKAGNLNHALKQLNGELVALFDCDHIPVRSFLQVTTGGFLRDPKLALVQTPHHFLSPDPFERNLNVFREQPNEGELFYGLIQDGNDMWNAAFFCGSCAVLRRSALDAIGGFAVETVTEDAHTALRLHRNGWNSAYIKVPQAAGLATESLSAHIGQRIRWARGMAQIFRTDNPLLGKGLSFFQRICYANAMMHFLAGLPRLVFLMAPLAFLFLHAYIIYAPALMILLYVLPHMIHASLTNSRMQGAYRRTFWGEVYETVLAWYIARPTTVALLNPKKGKFNVTAKGGLMEQNQFDWKIAQPYLLLALLNIAGLGFAVWRLICGPRDEIVTVVVSILWVAYNLLIIGGAVAVAAEVRQVRQTHRVYVKLPAAVRLESGHCYPGMLQDYSDGGAGIQLDTSLSLAVGGSISLMMQRGTREFLFPGYISRSHKNFIGISFTGLNAQQKIDFVQCTFARADAWLNWNENFTPDRPLHSLVDILKLGGTGYYRLYEYLPAWIRRIAGPPLRMLRWVVSFLPRMPAAAPIPNSPSVSAP; translated from the coding sequence ATGATCGCTCGCGTTTTCCCTTATGTTCACCTGCGTCGGCGCTATGACTGTGCGCCGCCCGTTGCGCTGCTGCTGGCGACAATGAGCGCCCTGGCGTGGTTACTGTTGCGTCTGGAGTCACCGAACTGGCGCGCTGTGCTCGATCAGCCAAAGCGCTGGTATCCGCAACTGACCAACAAGGCACCGAGCCTGGGCGACCCGGTGCGCTATGCGGTGCAAAGCCTCTGGCTGCTGCTGGTTCGCCCAGACAGGCCGCGGGCGTGGACGCTGTCGACCCCGGCCTGGCTCAAGGCCGTCGGGGCGCTGTACCTGCGGCTATGGACGCGGATTGGCAAGGTGTTGGAAGAGTTACCCCGGCGCGCCGAGGCCAGCCAGCAGATTCGCCAGAGCAGCCGTTGGTGGAAAGGCCTGGACCGTCACAACCAACGATTGGTCAACGCGGCCATTGGTGTCGTCGCCTTCATTTTTACGTTGCTGTGCATCACCGAGCCCTTCGGCTACGTCGCCCAGCTGGTATTCGTCTTGTTGCTGTGGGGCCTGGCCATGCTGGTGCGGCGGGTTCCGGGACGCTTTCCGACGTTATTGATGGTGGTGTTGTCGACCATCGTCTCGTGCCGTTACCTGTGGTGGCGCTACACCTCGACCCTGAACTGGAACCAGCCCCTGGATCTGGTGTGCGGGATGATCCTGCTGGTGGCCGAAACCTATTCTTGGGTGGTGCTGATCCTGGGGTACATCCAGACGTGCTGGCCCTTGGGCCGAAAACCGGCGCCGCTGCCGCGCGACACGCGCTTGTGGCCCAGCGTCGACCTGTTGATCCCGACCTACAACGAAGACCTGTCAATTGTGCGGGGTACCGTGTACGCGGCCATGGGCATTGATTGGCCGGCCGACAAGCTGAACATCTGCATTCTCGACGACGGCAGACGCGAGAGTTTCCGCCAGTTCGCCGCCGAAGTAGGGGTGGGCTACATCACTCGCAGCGACAATCGTCATGCCAAGGCCGGTAACCTCAACCACGCGTTGAAGCAACTGAACGGCGAGCTGGTCGCCCTTTTCGACTGTGACCACATACCTGTGCGCTCATTCCTGCAAGTGACCACCGGGGGTTTTTTGCGTGATCCGAAACTGGCGCTGGTGCAGACCCCGCACCATTTCCTGTCACCGGACCCTTTCGAGCGCAACCTCAATGTGTTCCGCGAGCAGCCCAACGAAGGCGAGCTGTTCTACGGGTTGATTCAGGACGGCAACGACATGTGGAACGCGGCGTTTTTCTGCGGCTCATGCGCGGTGCTGCGGCGCAGCGCGCTGGACGCGATCGGCGGCTTTGCCGTCGAGACAGTTACCGAAGACGCCCACACGGCGCTGCGCCTGCACCGCAACGGCTGGAACTCGGCCTATATCAAGGTGCCGCAAGCGGCCGGCCTGGCAACCGAAAGCCTGTCAGCGCACATTGGCCAGCGCATTCGCTGGGCCCGTGGCATGGCGCAGATCTTCCGCACCGACAACCCCTTGCTCGGAAAAGGCCTGAGCTTTTTCCAGCGCATCTGCTACGCCAACGCGATGATGCACTTTTTGGCCGGCCTGCCGCGCCTGGTGTTTCTGATGGCACCGCTGGCGTTTTTGTTCCTGCATGCCTACATCATCTACGCCCCGGCGCTGATGATCCTGCTGTACGTGCTGCCGCACATGATCCACGCAAGCCTCACCAACTCGCGGATGCAGGGCGCCTATCGTCGGACGTTCTGGGGTGAGGTGTACGAGACCGTACTGGCCTGGTACATCGCGCGCCCCACCACCGTTGCACTGCTTAACCCCAAGAAGGGCAAGTTCAACGTCACCGCCAAGGGCGGCCTGATGGAGCAGAACCAGTTTGACTGGAAAATCGCCCAGCCGTACTTGCTACTGGCGTTGCTGAACATTGCCGGCCTGGGTTTTGCCGTCTGGCGTCTGATCTGCGGCCCCCGCGACGAGATCGTTACCGTTGTGGTGAGCATTCTCTGGGTGGCCTACAACCTGCTGATCATCGGGGGCGCCGTGGCGGTCGCCGCGGAAGTGCGCCAGGTTCGCCAGACCCACCGTGTATACGTCAAGTTGCCCGCTGCAGTGCGCCTTGAGAGTGGTCACTGTTACCCAGGCATGTTGCAGGACTATTCCGACGGTGGCGCAGGCATCCAGCTCGACACCTCGCTGTCGCTAGCGGTGGGCGGGAGCATCTCGCTGATGATGCAGCGCGGCACTCGTGAATTCCTGTTCCCGGGCTATATCAGCCGCAGCCACAAGAACTTCATCGGTATCAGCTTCACCGGCCTCAATGCACAACAGAAAATCGACTTTGTGCAGTGCACGTTTGCCCGCGCCGACGCCTGGCTCAATTGGAACGAGAACTTCACCCCGGATCGCCCGCTGCACAGCCTCGTGGACATTCTCAAACTTGGCGGCACCGGTTACTACCGCCTCTACGAATACCTGCCTGCCTGGATCCGCCGCATCGCCGGCCCGCCTTTGCGAATGTTGCGCTGGGTGGTCAGTTTCCTGCCACGCATGCCGGCGGCTGCCCCAATTCCCAACTCCCCATCAGTGAGCGCACCATGA